One Owenweeksia hongkongensis DSM 17368 genomic region harbors:
- a CDS encoding anthranilate synthase component I family protein, which translates to MRHKFPLPTQNVEELKSALLHWCGISSHSSFLDSNHHHDKYSQYDWLVAIGAHQTISPSQNYFAEQRAAFHKHEDWLFGHLSYDLKNSLENLSTQTTDTIGFSPMLFYIPKIVVYSKAGEILVESLEHKSADEFYAALPAISNLEKSNSIRLQPKTKEAEYLRKVASLKEHLQFGNIYEVNYCIEFSTQTKDFLPISAFENLNKSASAPFSAFYKNADTYLICASPERYIQKTGNHIISQPIKGTIRRDKNPEMDAMLKIDLYNNEKERSENVMITDLVRNDLSQTAKRGTVKVDELFGIYTFNTVHQMISTVSSTLDDQYDLTDVLQTSFPMGSMTGAPKIKAMELIDEHENFARNLYAGSVGYIDPKGNFDFNVVIRSLFYNANTSYLSARVGSAITIHCDAKKEYEECLLKAENLFAALR; encoded by the coding sequence ATGCGACACAAATTCCCATTGCCTACCCAAAATGTTGAAGAATTAAAATCGGCACTTTTACATTGGTGTGGAATAAGTAGCCATTCTAGTTTTTTGGATAGTAATCATCATCATGATAAATACAGCCAATATGATTGGCTCGTGGCTATTGGAGCGCATCAGACTATTTCTCCCTCACAAAATTATTTTGCTGAACAAAGGGCAGCTTTTCACAAACATGAAGATTGGCTATTTGGACACCTGAGCTATGATCTAAAAAATAGTTTAGAAAACCTGAGCACTCAAACTACTGATACAATAGGATTTTCACCAATGCTTTTTTACATACCCAAAATAGTGGTTTACTCAAAAGCTGGTGAAATTTTGGTAGAGAGCTTGGAGCATAAGTCAGCTGATGAATTTTATGCAGCACTTCCTGCAATATCAAATCTAGAAAAAAGTAACTCTATTCGGCTACAGCCAAAAACTAAGGAAGCCGAATACCTGAGAAAAGTCGCCTCACTAAAAGAGCATTTGCAGTTTGGCAATATTTACGAGGTAAACTATTGTATAGAGTTTTCTACCCAAACTAAAGACTTCCTGCCCATTTCTGCATTTGAAAACCTCAATAAAAGTGCTTCTGCCCCATTCTCAGCATTTTACAAGAATGCAGATACGTATCTTATTTGCGCTTCCCCCGAAAGGTATATTCAGAAGACTGGAAACCATATTATTTCACAACCTATAAAAGGAACTATAAGGCGTGACAAAAATCCAGAAATGGACGCAATGCTGAAAATTGACCTTTACAATAATGAAAAAGAGCGCAGCGAAAATGTGATGATTACGGATTTAGTTAGAAACGACCTGAGCCAAACAGCCAAGCGTGGCACAGTGAAAGTGGATGAGCTTTTTGGTATCTACACCTTCAATACCGTGCACCAAATGATAAGTACCGTTTCCAGCACTTTGGATGATCAATATGATTTGACCGATGTTTTGCAAACCAGCTTCCCAATGGGTAGCATGACAGGAGCTCCCAAAATAAAGGCCATGGAGCTGATTGATGAGCATGAAAATTTTGCCCGAAATCTATATGCCGGCTCTGTGGGGTATATTGACCCTAAAGGAAACTTTGACTTTAATGTGGTTATCCGCAGTTTGTTTTACAATGCAAATACCAGTTATCTCTCAGCGCGTGTAGGCAGCGCCATCACCATACATTGCGATGCCAAAAAAGAATACGAAGAATGCCTTTTAAAGGCTGAAAATTTGTTTGCCGCTTTGCGCTAG
- the tilS gene encoding tRNA lysidine(34) synthetase TilS, translated as MTFSCSGLFTFDLPMYNLPSIIPQFLKAHNIADSSRFLIACSGGVDSMVLAELFVQAGQKPALVHCNFMLRGDDADGDQAFVENYAKDKGLTFYTKNFDTTAFAKEKRISIQMAARDLRYSYFASLLKNHHLKFLCTAHHADDSLETILLNLGRGTGLSGLSGMKPKRDNILRPLLHLTKNEIIEIANSLQLTWREDASNTKTDYQRNYIRHKVAPVFKDNFPGFDTGFKNTSKQLINDDALFNFLLNEKVQSLITKDGHLLKMPIAELLKMKGYSSLLHYWLKPYGNFDLPSIIESLNGKSGRVFVSGQHELLVDRDFLILRQAKQEKNHTYFINEGDEILEAPFLLTTGKISASDFEISRNRKHAAFDKDKLKFPLKLRRWKNGDSFYPIGMKGKKKLSDFFIDQKLNLYEKEDIWIMLSGDDIIWVINHRIDDRYKISETTKSVYFARLK; from the coding sequence ATGACATTTTCTTGTTCAGGGCTTTTTACCTTTGACCTTCCTATGTATAATTTACCAAGCATCATTCCTCAGTTTTTGAAGGCTCACAATATTGCTGATTCTTCCAGATTTCTCATTGCCTGTAGCGGTGGTGTGGATAGCATGGTGCTGGCGGAACTCTTTGTACAAGCCGGGCAAAAACCCGCTTTGGTACATTGCAACTTTATGCTTCGCGGTGATGATGCTGATGGCGATCAAGCGTTTGTAGAAAATTACGCAAAGGATAAAGGCCTTACTTTCTACACCAAAAATTTTGACACTACCGCTTTCGCTAAGGAGAAAAGGATTTCCATACAAATGGCAGCCCGCGATTTACGCTACTCTTACTTTGCATCCCTGCTAAAAAATCACCATTTAAAATTTCTATGCACCGCCCATCACGCTGATGATTCATTAGAAACTATCCTCTTGAACCTTGGGCGAGGCACAGGGCTTTCAGGATTGAGTGGCATGAAACCTAAGCGTGACAATATATTACGCCCCCTCCTGCATCTTACAAAAAATGAGATTATAGAGATTGCAAACTCGCTACAGCTCACCTGGCGTGAAGATGCTTCCAACACCAAAACCGATTATCAACGAAATTACATTCGTCATAAAGTCGCCCCTGTGTTTAAAGACAATTTCCCTGGTTTTGACACTGGATTCAAAAACACTTCAAAACAACTAATAAATGATGATGCCCTTTTTAATTTCTTGCTAAATGAAAAAGTGCAATCTCTTATAACCAAGGATGGCCATCTTTTAAAAATGCCTATTGCTGAACTTTTAAAAATGAAAGGCTACTCCTCGTTGCTGCATTATTGGCTGAAGCCGTACGGCAATTTTGACCTTCCTTCAATAATAGAAAGTCTCAATGGCAAAAGTGGCCGGGTGTTTGTTAGTGGGCAACACGAACTTTTGGTAGATCGTGACTTCCTAATTTTGCGGCAAGCAAAACAAGAAAAAAACCACACCTATTTTATAAATGAAGGTGATGAAATTCTGGAAGCACCATTTTTGCTTACTACGGGTAAAATTTCTGCAAGTGATTTTGAGATTTCACGAAATAGAAAACATGCTGCTTTTGACAAGGATAAACTTAAATTTCCACTAAAATTACGCAGGTGGAAAAACGGGGATAGCTTTTACCCGATTGGGATGAAAGGCAAGAAAAAGCTCAGCGATTTCTTTATCGACCAAAAGCTCAACCTTTATGAAAAAGAAGATATTTGGATTATGCTATCGGGGGATGACATAATTTGGGTTATAAACCATAGAATAGATGATAGATATAAAATTTCAGAAACCACAAAATCTGTTTACTTTGCGCGACTTAAATAA
- a CDS encoding protein-disulfide reductase DsbD family protein: MKKLLILATLFFAFQFVDAQVYDPVKWKYSVKYLEDNKAELQVTATIEDHWHVYSIEIPETSPVIGTEVTVEESSSFALNGPLREPTPIEEYDPNFDEILKWHAHNVTFTQPIKILSEKDFTIKGELMFMVCNESMCLPPEYIDISFKIKGKPQKAAATKSEEAKKAKPTINNDEVATEEEEETDASDIAPGVDEEKEEIDYAYTGEDTSATADATEEIVDDESPESGSSRSLLGIFILSFLGGFAALLTPCVFPMIPLTVSFFTKQSKNRAKGIANAMTYGLAIILIYTAIGFIIVKVFGSDALNALSTNPWMNLAFFALLVVFAISFFGAFEITLPSKWVNKSDQASDKGGIVGIFFMAFTLALVSFSCTGPIIGSLLVEAASGGYQGPLIGMFGFSLALALPFTLFAIFPGWLNSLPKSGGWLNSVKVVLGFIELAFAFKFLSAADLVWQAGILQREWFIAIWIAIFTLLTLYLLGKFRMPHDSPMDKVSVPRLLMAILSLFFVVYLIPGMWGAPLKLISGFPPPMFYSESPGGFGGSAKVVSAMSNEAIPEGADPEHCPLSLNCFHDFEDGLAYAKKVNKPIMLDFTGWGCVNCRKMEENVWSDPRVLEILREDVVLVSLYVDERKELPKEEQFVSDVTGKKVKTIGNKWSEFQVKHFKSNSQPQYILLNHDSMKPLNGSTAYDPDIDLYVNWLEEGIAKFEKNK; the protein is encoded by the coding sequence ATGAAAAAACTGTTAATCCTCGCCACGCTTTTCTTTGCATTTCAGTTTGTTGATGCACAAGTGTACGATCCAGTAAAATGGAAATACTCAGTAAAATACCTAGAAGATAACAAGGCTGAACTACAAGTAACAGCTACTATAGAAGATCACTGGCACGTATATAGTATCGAAATTCCAGAAACTTCCCCGGTAATTGGAACAGAAGTAACAGTTGAAGAATCCTCCTCATTTGCACTTAACGGACCGTTGAGAGAGCCTACTCCGATAGAAGAATATGATCCGAATTTTGACGAAATTCTCAAATGGCATGCGCACAATGTAACCTTCACGCAGCCTATCAAAATTCTTTCTGAAAAAGATTTTACCATCAAAGGTGAACTAATGTTTATGGTATGTAATGAATCTATGTGCTTACCTCCCGAGTACATTGACATTTCATTTAAAATAAAAGGCAAGCCCCAAAAAGCTGCAGCGACCAAATCTGAAGAAGCTAAAAAAGCTAAACCAACCATCAACAATGATGAGGTGGCGACCGAGGAAGAAGAGGAGACTGACGCATCAGACATTGCGCCTGGAGTAGATGAAGAAAAAGAAGAAATAGACTATGCTTACACTGGTGAAGACACTTCGGCAACTGCGGATGCCACAGAAGAAATAGTTGATGATGAATCTCCAGAATCAGGCAGCAGCCGCTCATTGCTGGGAATATTCATCCTTAGTTTTTTAGGAGGATTTGCAGCACTTCTTACCCCATGCGTTTTCCCAATGATTCCGCTTACGGTGAGTTTCTTTACCAAGCAAAGTAAAAACCGTGCAAAAGGTATTGCTAATGCTATGACCTACGGTTTGGCTATCATTCTCATCTATACTGCCATAGGGTTCATTATTGTAAAAGTATTTGGTTCAGATGCCCTTAATGCCTTGTCTACCAATCCATGGATGAATCTGGCATTTTTCGCATTATTAGTGGTTTTCGCCATTAGCTTTTTTGGAGCCTTTGAAATCACGCTTCCATCCAAGTGGGTAAACAAAAGTGACCAGGCTTCTGACAAAGGAGGTATAGTTGGAATTTTCTTTATGGCCTTTACTCTGGCTCTAGTGTCTTTCTCTTGCACGGGGCCTATCATTGGCTCACTATTAGTAGAAGCTGCTAGTGGGGGTTACCAAGGCCCTCTTATCGGGATGTTTGGTTTCTCCTTGGCATTGGCACTTCCGTTTACATTATTTGCCATCTTTCCAGGTTGGCTAAACTCCTTACCAAAAAGTGGTGGTTGGTTAAACTCCGTAAAAGTTGTTTTAGGATTTATCGAATTGGCTTTCGCCTTCAAGTTCCTTAGTGCTGCTGACCTTGTGTGGCAAGCTGGCATTCTACAGCGTGAGTGGTTTATTGCCATCTGGATTGCCATCTTCACCTTACTTACACTTTACCTTTTAGGTAAATTTAGAATGCCACATGACAGCCCTATGGATAAAGTATCAGTTCCTCGACTATTGATGGCTATCCTATCATTGTTCTTTGTGGTTTACCTTATCCCAGGTATGTGGGGTGCTCCATTGAAATTAATTAGTGGCTTCCCTCCACCCATGTTCTATAGCGAATCTCCTGGTGGTTTTGGTGGATCTGCTAAAGTCGTTTCTGCCATGAGTAATGAAGCAATCCCAGAAGGTGCCGATCCCGAGCATTGCCCGCTTTCTTTAAATTGCTTCCACGATTTTGAGGATGGCTTAGCTTACGCTAAAAAGGTAAACAAGCCTATAATGCTCGACTTTACCGGATGGGGCTGTGTAAACTGTCGTAAGATGGAAGAGAATGTATGGAGTGACCCTAGGGTATTAGAGATACTTAGAGAAGATGTAGTGCTCGTTTCGCTGTATGTGGATGAACGTAAAGAATTACCTAAAGAAGAGCAATTTGTATCAGATGTAACTGGTAAGAAAGTAAAAACTATTGGTAATAAATGGAGTGAATTTCAAGTAAAACACTTTAAAAGCAATAGTCAACCGCAATACATTTTACTCAACCACGATTCCATGAAACCACTAAATGGTTCTACTGCCTATGATCCAGACATTGACCTTTATGTGAATTGGCTAGAGGAAGGAATAGCTAAGTTCGAGAAGAATAAGTAG
- a CDS encoding T9SS-dependent choice-of-anchor J family protein, whose amino-acid sequence MKKLLLLIGMVACWISPAMAQQNIALQATAAQSGGGAAAYGPANYNDGIIPVGAATTPWGWVSGGGWIEYTWPSAVNFQDIVFYHSNRKVTGGIIEYWDASTSSYVTVVGNLASLLAPGDVDSVSLPVRVNSTKLRFNNLTGSNPNFREIEVYEAPTGLHDAGVKSTSAVAAVCPGSYPVNVTIQNYGINQVDSVQVNWSVDGVLQTPVWHTSLLDTLGGTGFSEAVVAVGNYTYAANTTYNLKSWTSLPNNSADTTNFNDTLNAQIALGAPTGFMASNVQTTSADLSWNTLGASNFRVTYGAAGFNPLTGGNTNPVTGSSTTLSGLSANTLYEAYLVADCGGSAYSDTTGPISFRTPCTVATAPFNENFDSTSSWFASGSNTNNTIDPCWSSLPDVSQGAEPFKWIPRGTGPTSGNGPLQDLTGGNFMYVEASGSTANDEAFLTTPPIDVSGLTTPGLYFFQHRYSGATIADMEVLVSNDFGTTWTSEYSVTGDIQTSSSDPWSLEFVNLANYTGDTVMIQFKQTGNGCCGDAAIDSVVVDEAPTCPWPTGFAMTGRSDSSVVMSWNDPTGSTWDLQWGPPGFTQASPGAGTQSTTTNPDTIHGLQSNTDYEVYVRTDCGPNGTSIWIGPILVRTACSPFTAPYSDNFDNSPNNAVPYCWSNHLASSSAVAQTYQAGSPNSAPNHIRFYSGSPAGPADTTLLISPKFSDLTAGDKRVQFMANSTTTLANDLVVGTMGNPLDVLSFNAIDTIPVANGYQLYVVDLSTAAGYNGTDEYVAFRHGNSSTFRTIYIDDFVYETIPLCNPPLVNTLGVSGVSPTTAAIYWGAGSDGFETHWEVGPVGFTPGTTSYVSADSVNGNVDTTVAGGLSPQTTYEFYIKDSCATNGFSPWVGPFSFTTACNILTAPLFEDFDGTSWTASGNNVGNVLDPCWTSSPDVSDGAEPFKWIPRSTGPTSGNGPLNDKTGGNYLYAEASGSSANDVAYLYSPIVDVSGLTVPALYFSQHRYSGATIADMDIEVTNDFGITWTNVYNVTGDIQTAAAGPWEDEIIPLGAFVGDTIQVRFIQTGNGCCGDAAIDDVKIDEAPSCPDVISLNASGISDSSATLSWAGNPSTGSYEIWFGPQGFFQGTATIGGGRSFQTNQSYLVDTLTDNQCYEFLVRGICAPGDTGNWVGPYVFCTDCSPFTASYYTGFDNMTTTETPECWTPYFVGGTGNFAVFEVYSPGTPQTSPNHVRFYNYNQDTTMGISPQFIDLTAGDKRIRFDAMVTTTLSPNSIIVGTVSDPSAGNTFSPIDTIAITNTYTEYISDITVANGYNGTDNYIALMHGNNATFRTYYIDEFNYEVIPTCLRPNSLTASGITVNSATLGWSPHAASTGNTFEVSYGVNLSSPGAGTKQTVTGTSVALTTLMSSSKYCFYVREMCSATDSSFWEGPYCFNTPCVTVMAPISEDFENHTLGFYEGEDNCWTLQNTVVKTSATSGFGWDLRNVVQATSGTSTGASGDNTLYPAIGGQFFNADVSYGTSGDSSMLISPVVDISQLNAPELEYHLHRMGTQMGDFYVDVYDGTNWINGVHAYTSSSGIQTSQSAAYLDTVIDLAPYIGTTNFRARFRVVSNGCCAGDNSLDDISIYDAMPSACTPVTNVAANVIACDSIEITWNGSNDSTVVGYGPTGAMPTMGTLILNDSTHYITGTMPNTSYDVYVANVCDGDTSAVTGPITFNTGTTGAPVAAFTGVPAGAGSLMYDFDASASTGNGNVYTWNFGDGSLDTGMIVSNIYTTGGSYTVTLVVTNACGSDTLEITYADVSLGENILSQNLKLYPNPATDVLNVELNLEGNSEVSVRILDMSGKQVLAVSKEKKDKLMTESIDISSLAKGVYMIEVSTEQVKTVRRLVKE is encoded by the coding sequence ATGAAAAAACTACTACTATTAATTGGTATGGTGGCTTGCTGGATATCTCCGGCAATGGCACAACAAAACATTGCGTTGCAAGCCACGGCTGCTCAGTCTGGTGGAGGGGCAGCTGCATATGGTCCTGCAAATTACAATGATGGAATCATTCCAGTGGGTGCTGCTACAACCCCATGGGGTTGGGTTTCAGGAGGTGGCTGGATTGAGTATACTTGGCCGTCAGCAGTGAACTTTCAGGATATTGTTTTTTATCATAGTAATCGAAAAGTTACCGGAGGTATTATTGAATACTGGGATGCGAGTACAAGTAGCTATGTTACAGTAGTAGGAAACCTGGCTTCACTTTTGGCACCAGGAGACGTAGATAGTGTTAGCCTACCTGTGCGTGTTAATTCTACGAAACTGAGGTTTAATAACCTGACAGGAAGTAATCCTAATTTTAGAGAAATTGAAGTATATGAAGCGCCTACGGGCTTGCATGATGCAGGAGTTAAGTCCACTTCTGCAGTTGCAGCGGTATGCCCCGGTTCTTACCCAGTTAATGTTACCATTCAAAACTACGGGATTAACCAAGTTGATTCTGTACAAGTAAATTGGTCAGTGGATGGAGTGCTTCAAACTCCGGTTTGGCATACCAGTTTATTAGATACTTTGGGTGGAACTGGTTTTAGTGAGGCGGTGGTGGCTGTGGGTAACTACACGTACGCAGCCAATACCACGTATAATCTAAAATCATGGACATCCTTACCAAATAATAGTGCGGATACTACTAATTTTAATGATACATTAAATGCACAAATCGCATTAGGAGCTCCAACCGGATTTATGGCGAGTAATGTTCAAACTACAAGTGCTGATCTTTCTTGGAACACTTTAGGAGCGAGTAATTTTAGAGTAACTTATGGTGCTGCAGGTTTTAACCCCCTTACGGGAGGAAATACAAATCCGGTAACAGGAAGCTCTACTACCTTGTCTGGTCTTAGTGCCAATACATTATATGAAGCCTATTTGGTAGCAGACTGTGGAGGTTCAGCATACAGCGACACCACGGGTCCAATCAGTTTCAGAACTCCCTGTACAGTTGCTACAGCCCCTTTCAATGAAAATTTTGATAGCACTTCAAGCTGGTTTGCCAGCGGAAGTAATACAAATAATACTATAGACCCATGCTGGTCATCCTTACCAGATGTAAGTCAAGGAGCAGAGCCCTTTAAGTGGATACCAAGAGGGACAGGTCCTACCAGTGGTAATGGTCCATTACAAGACCTTACTGGTGGAAACTTTATGTATGTAGAAGCATCAGGTAGTACAGCAAATGATGAAGCTTTTCTTACCACACCACCAATTGATGTGAGTGGATTGACAACACCGGGTCTTTACTTTTTCCAACACAGATATAGTGGTGCTACGATTGCCGATATGGAAGTTTTGGTATCTAACGACTTTGGAACAACCTGGACAAGTGAGTATTCTGTAACGGGAGATATCCAAACTTCAAGCAGTGACCCTTGGTCATTGGAGTTTGTGAATTTGGCCAATTACACCGGAGATACTGTAATGATCCAGTTTAAGCAAACGGGTAACGGATGTTGTGGAGATGCAGCGATAGATAGTGTAGTAGTAGATGAGGCCCCAACATGCCCATGGCCAACAGGTTTTGCTATGACGGGTCGTTCAGATTCATCAGTAGTAATGAGTTGGAATGACCCAACGGGAAGCACTTGGGATTTACAATGGGGACCTCCCGGATTTACTCAGGCTTCACCAGGAGCAGGTACACAGTCAACCACTACTAATCCTGATACCATTCACGGCTTACAATCCAATACGGACTATGAAGTATACGTTCGTACAGACTGCGGCCCTAATGGAACCAGTATATGGATAGGGCCAATTTTGGTTAGAACGGCTTGTTCTCCCTTTACAGCACCTTATTCAGATAACTTTGATAATTCACCAAACAATGCGGTACCGTATTGTTGGAGCAATCACTTAGCTTCTTCAAGTGCGGTGGCTCAAACATATCAAGCGGGCTCCCCCAACAGTGCACCTAATCACATTAGGTTTTACAGTGGAAGCCCAGCCGGTCCTGCGGACACCACCTTACTTATCAGTCCAAAGTTTAGTGACTTAACAGCAGGTGATAAGCGCGTACAGTTTATGGCGAATAGCACCACTACTTTAGCTAATGATTTGGTGGTAGGTACGATGGGAAATCCTTTAGATGTATTGTCATTTAATGCGATAGATACCATACCTGTAGCTAATGGCTACCAGCTATATGTAGTAGACTTAAGCACTGCAGCAGGCTATAATGGGACTGATGAGTATGTAGCTTTCCGCCATGGAAACAGCAGCACCTTCCGTACCATATACATTGATGATTTTGTGTATGAAACGATTCCATTGTGTAACCCACCATTGGTAAATACCTTAGGAGTTTCAGGTGTATCGCCCACTACTGCGGCCATATACTGGGGAGCAGGTAGTGATGGTTTCGAAACACACTGGGAAGTAGGTCCTGTAGGATTTACCCCAGGAACTACCAGTTATGTATCAGCAGATTCAGTAAATGGAAATGTAGATACCACAGTAGCCGGAGGCCTAAGCCCACAAACCACGTATGAATTTTACATTAAGGATAGCTGTGCGACTAATGGCTTTAGCCCATGGGTAGGTCCATTTAGCTTTACTACAGCCTGTAATATTTTAACAGCCCCATTGTTTGAAGACTTTGACGGAACAAGCTGGACAGCGAGTGGAAACAATGTAGGTAATGTATTAGATCCATGCTGGACCTCTTCGCCAGATGTAAGTGACGGAGCAGAGCCCTTTAAATGGATACCACGTTCTACAGGTCCTACCAGTGGTAATGGCCCGTTGAATGATAAAACAGGAGGTAACTACTTATATGCAGAAGCTTCAGGAAGCTCAGCAAATGATGTAGCTTATTTGTACAGCCCTATAGTGGATGTAAGCGGACTTACAGTACCTGCATTATACTTTTCACAGCACCGCTATAGTGGAGCTACCATAGCAGATATGGATATTGAGGTGACCAATGACTTTGGTATTACCTGGACCAATGTGTACAATGTAACTGGCGATATCCAGACTGCAGCAGCTGGCCCATGGGAGGATGAAATTATTCCTTTGGGAGCTTTTGTAGGCGATACTATTCAGGTACGCTTTATCCAAACCGGAAACGGATGTTGTGGAGATGCAGCCATTGATGATGTGAAAATTGACGAAGCACCTTCGTGCCCGGATGTAATTAGTTTGAATGCTTCAGGTATATCAGATTCATCCGCTACCCTATCATGGGCGGGTAACCCATCTACCGGTTCATATGAAATCTGGTTTGGTCCACAAGGATTTTTCCAGGGAACAGCAACTATTGGAGGAGGAAGAAGCTTCCAGACTAACCAAAGTTATCTGGTAGATACCTTGACGGATAATCAATGCTATGAGTTTTTGGTACGCGGTATTTGTGCCCCTGGAGATACGGGAAACTGGGTAGGCCCTTATGTGTTCTGTACCGACTGTAGTCCATTTACGGCATCTTATTACACAGGCTTTGATAACATGACCACTACAGAGACTCCGGAATGCTGGACTCCATACTTTGTAGGAGGAACAGGAAACTTTGCAGTGTTTGAGGTGTATAGTCCGGGCACGCCCCAAACTAGTCCTAACCATGTGCGTTTTTACAACTACAATCAGGATACTACGATGGGTATAAGCCCTCAGTTTATAGATCTAACTGCAGGCGATAAGCGTATCCGATTTGATGCAATGGTGACCACTACCTTGTCACCAAACTCAATTATAGTAGGTACCGTTAGTGATCCATCAGCGGGTAACACCTTTAGTCCAATAGATACGATCGCTATTACCAATACCTATACAGAATATATTTCTGATATAACTGTAGCTAATGGCTATAATGGTACAGATAATTATATCGCTTTGATGCATGGAAATAATGCCACGTTCAGAACGTACTACATTGATGAGTTTAACTATGAGGTGATCCCAACATGCTTGAGGCCAAATAGCCTTACTGCAAGTGGTATAACAGTAAATAGTGCAACTCTTGGCTGGAGCCCCCATGCAGCAAGTACAGGTAATACCTTCGAAGTATCGTATGGTGTTAACTTATCCTCTCCAGGAGCAGGGACCAAGCAAACCGTTACCGGTACAAGCGTAGCCTTGACCACGTTGATGAGCAGTTCTAAGTATTGCTTCTACGTACGAGAAATGTGTAGCGCTACCGATAGCAGCTTCTGGGAAGGACCTTATTGTTTCAACACTCCATGTGTTACCGTAATGGCACCGATATCCGAAGACTTTGAGAATCATACCCTCGGTTTCTATGAAGGCGAAGACAACTGCTGGACCCTTCAGAATACTGTGGTGAAAACTTCAGCCACAAGTGGTTTTGGATGGGATTTGAGAAATGTGGTTCAAGCGACCTCAGGAACCTCTACAGGAGCCAGTGGAGATAATACACTTTATCCGGCCATAGGAGGTCAGTTTTTCAATGCGGACGTTTCTTATGGAACAAGCGGAGACTCATCGATGCTGATTTCTCCGGTAGTAGATATTTCACAGCTGAACGCTCCGGAGCTTGAGTACCACCTGCATAGAATGGGAACCCAGATGGGAGATTTTTATGTAGATGTGTATGACGGTACCAACTGGATAAACGGAGTACATGCCTATACCAGTTCATCAGGTATTCAGACCTCACAATCAGCAGCGTACTTAGATACGGTGATAGATCTAGCACCTTATATTGGAACCACAAACTTCCGTGCAAGATTTAGAGTAGTGAGCAATGGCTGCTGTGCAGGAGATAATAGTTTGGATGACATCAGTATTTATGATGCGATGCCATCAGCCTGTACCCCTGTAACGAATGTAGCAGCCAATGTGATTGCTTGCGATAGCATAGAAATCACCTGGAATGGTTCAAATGACTCAACTGTAGTAGGCTATGGCCCAACAGGAGCCATGCCTACCATGGGTACATTGATACTAAATGATAGCACCCACTACATTACAGGCACCATGCCCAATACATCTTATGATGTGTATGTGGCCAATGTTTGTGATGGTGATACGAGCGCTGTTACCGGTCCGATTACCTTTAATACAGGAACGACAGGAGCACCAGTGGCAGCATTTACCGGAGTACCAGCGGGAGCAGGAAGTCTGATGTATGACTTTGATGCGAGCGCATCTACCGGAAACGGTAATGTGTACACCTGGAACTTTGGAGATGGAAGCTTAGATACCGGAATGATAGTATCCAATATCTACACTACCGGAGGTTCCTACACCGTAACCTTGGTGGTGACGAATGCTTGTGGAAGCGATACCTTAGAGATTACTTATGCCGATGTAAGCTTAGGTGAGAATATACTTTCTCAAAACCTTAAGCTGTATCCAAATCCGGCAACAGATGTACTGAATGTGGAGCTTAACCTGGAAGGGAATAGCGAAGTGTCTGTACGTATACTGGATATGTCAGGCAAGCAAGTGCTAGCTGTAAGCAAAGAGAAGAAGGATAAGTTGATGACTGAGTCAATTGATATTTCTAGCTTGGCTAAAGGCGTGTATATGATAGAAGTGTCTACGGAACAAGTAAAAACCGTAAGACGTTTGGTGAAGGAGTAA
- the bcp gene encoding thioredoxin-dependent thiol peroxidase: MTHLKEGDKAPDFTSTDQHGNTISLKDYKGKKVILYFYPKDNTPGCTTEACNFRDHYEELQEKGFEVIGVSADTEKKHSNFVEKFSLPFTLLADTEKEVINAYGVWGLKKFMGREYDGIHRETFVINKKGMIDKIITKVKNKEATKQILDLYA; encoded by the coding sequence ATGACACATTTGAAAGAGGGCGATAAGGCTCCGGATTTTACATCAACTGATCAACATGGAAATACTATCAGTCTGAAAGATTACAAAGGGAAGAAGGTGATTCTGTATTTCTACCCAAAGGATAATACACCAGGTTGCACCACCGAAGCATGCAATTTTAGAGATCATTATGAAGAACTTCAGGAAAAGGGTTTTGAGGTAATAGGTGTGAGCGCGGACACAGAAAAGAAGCATTCTAATTTTGTGGAGAAATTTTCGTTGCCATTTACACTTTTGGCCGATACTGAGAAGGAAGTAATCAACGCCTATGGTGTGTGGGGTCTAAAGAAATTTATGGGCCGTGAATATGATGGTATACACCGCGAAACTTTTGTGATAAACAAAAAAGGGATGATTGACAAAATCATTACCAAAGTAAAAAACAAAGAAGCTACCAAGCAGATTTTAGACTTGTACGCTTAA